One window of the Candidatus Palauibacter soopunensis genome contains the following:
- a CDS encoding ATP-binding protein, translating into MTDDAKALRRQIEVLQERVSRLSAAVLRVSDSLDLDTVLREVVDSARALTAARYGMIATVDHTGGVAEFVASGFTPDEDREIAAWPDSPRLFAHFRDLAAPLRLADLQAYVGSLGLSSDLIWPTAMLVAPMKYRGVDVGSFFLAGKEGGEEFTSADEEVLLLFASQAATALANARAHREERRARADLETLIETSPVGVVVFDAETGNPLSFNREARRIVEGLNSPGRAVEELLEVITCQRADGREVSLAEVPMARQLSDGETVRAEEMTLSVPDGRSVTTLVNVTPIRAAGNAVGSVVVTMQDLAPFEELERMRTEFLAIVSHELRAPLTSIKGSTATVLGASPGFATPEMLQFFRIIDAQADQMSGLIGDLLDAGRIATGTLSVSTESSDVGTLVDQARSTFLNGGARHTIHVDLPEELPRVSADRQRIVQVLNNLLANAARHSPESSPIRVSGRHEGAHVAISVADNGRGIPPGRLPHLFRKHAGTRDTRQNLEGGLGLAICKGLVEAHGGRIWARSGGEGQGAEFTFTVPVAEPAGGDPRAADAARAPAGPRRPRRAQARILVVDDDPQALRHVRDVLTAEGYATAVTGDHRELSHVIHAEKPHLVLLDLMLSGTDGIELMEHVPELADLPVIFISAYGRDETIARALGAGAADYIVKPFSPTELTARVRAALRKHAEPQRFVLGQLAIDYERRQVALAGRPLELTATEYEVLRVLSVNAGRVSTYRSLFRRAWGRSPDHRAPKLVHAVVKRLRRKLGEDGTRAAYIRNERGVGYRMPEPDDTSSPDVSGPFPLP; encoded by the coding sequence ATGACAGATGATGCCAAGGCGCTACGGCGACAGATCGAAGTGCTCCAGGAGCGTGTCTCCCGCCTGAGCGCCGCCGTACTCCGCGTCAGCGACAGCCTCGACCTGGACACCGTGCTTCGGGAGGTCGTCGACAGCGCCCGCGCTCTGACGGCGGCCCGCTACGGCATGATCGCGACGGTCGACCACACCGGAGGTGTCGCGGAGTTCGTCGCCTCCGGTTTCACGCCCGACGAAGACCGCGAGATTGCGGCGTGGCCGGACTCACCACGCCTCTTCGCGCATTTCCGGGACCTTGCGGCGCCGCTGCGGCTGGCGGACCTGCAGGCCTACGTGGGGTCGCTCGGGCTTTCGTCGGATCTCATCTGGCCCACGGCGATGCTGGTCGCGCCAATGAAGTACCGGGGCGTGGACGTCGGCAGCTTCTTTCTTGCCGGGAAGGAGGGTGGGGAGGAGTTCACGAGCGCCGACGAAGAGGTCCTGTTGCTGTTCGCCTCGCAGGCCGCGACCGCCCTCGCCAACGCCCGCGCGCACCGCGAGGAGCGCCGGGCGCGCGCTGACCTGGAGACGCTGATCGAGACGTCGCCCGTCGGCGTGGTGGTCTTCGATGCCGAGACGGGCAACCCGCTATCGTTCAATCGGGAGGCGCGGCGCATCGTCGAGGGCCTGAACTCGCCCGGACGCGCCGTCGAGGAACTGCTGGAAGTGATCACGTGTCAGCGCGCCGATGGGCGGGAGGTCTCCCTGGCGGAGGTCCCGATGGCACGGCAACTGAGCGACGGCGAGACGGTCCGCGCCGAGGAGATGACGCTCTCGGTCCCCGACGGCCGGAGCGTGACGACACTGGTCAACGTCACGCCGATCCGGGCGGCCGGGAACGCGGTCGGATCGGTGGTGGTCACGATGCAGGATCTGGCGCCATTCGAGGAACTCGAGCGGATGCGGACGGAGTTCCTCGCCATCGTGAGTCACGAGTTGCGCGCGCCGCTCACTTCGATCAAGGGATCGACGGCCACCGTGCTCGGTGCTTCACCGGGCTTCGCCACGCCCGAAATGCTGCAGTTCTTCCGCATCATCGATGCGCAGGCCGATCAGATGAGCGGCCTCATCGGCGATCTGCTGGACGCCGGACGCATCGCCACGGGCACATTGTCGGTGTCGACCGAATCCTCCGACGTGGGCACGCTCGTCGACCAGGCGAGGAGCACCTTCCTGAACGGGGGCGCCCGGCACACGATTCACGTCGACCTTCCCGAGGAACTGCCTCGCGTGTCGGCGGATCGGCAACGCATCGTGCAGGTGCTGAACAACCTCCTTGCCAATGCCGCCAGGCACTCTCCGGAGTCGTCGCCCATCCGGGTTTCCGGACGGCACGAAGGCGCTCACGTTGCGATCTCGGTCGCCGACAACGGCCGGGGCATTCCGCCCGGGCGCCTCCCGCACCTGTTCCGGAAGCACGCCGGCACCAGGGATACCAGGCAGAATCTGGAAGGCGGTCTGGGCCTGGCCATCTGCAAGGGACTCGTCGAGGCTCACGGCGGGCGCATCTGGGCCAGGAGCGGTGGGGAAGGCCAGGGCGCCGAGTTCACGTTCACGGTCCCGGTGGCCGAACCTGCCGGCGGCGACCCTCGAGCGGCGGACGCTGCCCGGGCTCCGGCGGGCCCGCGCCGACCGCGCCGGGCACAGGCGCGCATCCTCGTGGTGGACGACGATCCGCAGGCGCTGCGCCATGTCCGCGACGTGCTCACCGCCGAGGGCTACGCCACGGCCGTGACCGGGGACCACCGGGAACTGTCACATGTCATCCACGCCGAGAAACCCCATCTGGTCCTGCTCGATCTCATGCTCTCCGGGACCGACGGGATCGAGCTGATGGAGCACGTTCCGGAGCTGGCCGATCTGCCGGTCATCTTCATCTCCGCCTACGGACGGGACGAGACCATCGCCCGGGCCCTCGGCGCCGGCGCCGCCGACTACATCGTCAAACCGTTTTCTCCCACGGAGCTTACGGCGAGAGTCCGCGCCGCGCTGAGAAAGCATGCCGAACCCCAACGCTTCGTGCTCGGACAACTCGCGATCGACTACGAACGGCGCCAAGTGGCCCTGGCCGGGCGCCCGCTGGAACTGACGGCCACGGAGTACGAGGTGCTGCGCGTGCTGTCCGTAAACGCGGGGCGGGTGTCCACGTACCGTTCCCTGTTCCGCCGGGCCTGGGGGCGGAGTCCGGACCACCGCGCCCCGAAGCTCGTCCACGCCGTCGTCAAGCGGCTCCGGCGAAAGCTGGGCGAGGACGGGACCCGCGCCGCCTACATCCGAAACGAGCGCGGCGTCGGCTACCGCATGCCCGAACCGGACGACACGAGTTCGCCGGACGTCTCCGGACCCTTCCCGCTACCTTGA
- a CDS encoding D-2-hydroxyacid dehydrogenase gives MRRFVIWMYAPETPHWSMPEWSFERIRGALDPEWEIESVRVALEASGDGVRVTPPELLEAVADAEVYCGWGIRRDVFRAARRLRWFHSGAAGARNSLFEEMRESDVIFTNSAGMYADSLADHAMAGILYFVRGLDLAVRAQREREWVQSALNSPRSPLHAAPAAGEVAGASLGIIGYGGIGSALGRRAHALGMRVQAIRRTAGPKPPELTRLHGPDHLPELLESSDFVALTAPETPETEGLLGTEELARMKPGAVLINLARGTLVDETALVHALETGHLRGAMLDVFETEPLPADHPLWGLENVLVTPHVGGTSARFWERETDLIVRNISHYQRGDPLENQVDKTRGY, from the coding sequence TTGCGCCGCTTCGTGATCTGGATGTACGCGCCGGAGACCCCCCACTGGTCGATGCCGGAGTGGTCGTTCGAACGCATCCGCGGCGCCCTGGACCCGGAGTGGGAGATCGAGTCGGTGCGCGTCGCGCTCGAGGCATCGGGCGACGGCGTGCGCGTGACGCCGCCGGAACTTCTGGAAGCGGTGGCCGACGCCGAGGTCTACTGCGGCTGGGGGATCCGGCGGGACGTCTTCCGCGCCGCCCGCAGGCTGCGCTGGTTCCACTCGGGCGCGGCCGGGGCGCGGAACTCGCTCTTCGAGGAGATGCGGGAGAGCGACGTCATCTTCACGAACTCGGCGGGCATGTACGCGGACTCGCTGGCGGACCATGCCATGGCCGGCATCCTGTACTTCGTCCGCGGCCTGGACCTCGCGGTGCGGGCGCAGCGCGAGCGGGAGTGGGTCCAGTCCGCGCTGAACTCGCCCCGCAGCCCCCTGCACGCCGCGCCCGCCGCCGGCGAGGTGGCCGGGGCCTCGCTCGGCATCATCGGCTACGGCGGCATCGGATCGGCGCTCGGCCGCCGCGCGCACGCCCTGGGCATGCGAGTTCAGGCCATTCGCCGCACCGCCGGCCCGAAGCCCCCCGAGCTCACCCGCCTGCACGGGCCCGACCATCTGCCGGAACTCCTGGAGTCCTCGGACTTCGTCGCCCTCACCGCCCCCGAGACGCCGGAGACGGAGGGCCTTCTCGGCACCGAGGAACTGGCGCGCATGAAGCCGGGCGCCGTGCTCATCAACCTCGCCCGCGGCACCCTTGTGGATGAGACCGCGCTCGTCCACGCGCTGGAGACGGGACACCTGCGTGGCGCGATGCTGGACGTGTTCGAGACCGAGCCCCTCCCGGCCGACCACCCTCTGTGGGGCCTCGAGAACGTCCTCGTCACCCCCCACGTGGGCGGCACCTCGGCCCGCTTCTGGGAGCGCGAGACGGACCTGATCGTCCGCAACATCTCCCACTACCAGCGCGGCGACCCCCTCGAAAACCAGGTCGACAAGACCCGCGGCTACTGA
- the trpS gene encoding tryptophan--tRNA ligase: protein MTDRAPSGPRKRVFSGIQPTGHAHLGNYLGVFRRWAAMVDEYECYYCIVDLHAITREYEREDLLRRVFDLTVSLVASGIDPERCTLFAQSHVPYHSELQWLFNTVTPVGDLGRMTQYKEKSQGRESVNAGLLNYPVLQAADILLYRAHFVPVGEDQRQHLELSREVARRWNGRFGDFFPEPETLVGTGARVRGLDGVAKMSKSKDNTVRMVAEPDELWARLRTAVTDPARVRKDDPGNPHVCNVFALHEFFTDPADRAEIEILCQTAGIGCVACKRQLTDNVAEELAPVRERAAELRAHPERVIEILAAGAERARAEAARTMEVVRERMGVGPRTLDADLPGLAAAATAGAATAGDGG, encoded by the coding sequence ATGACCGACCGGGCCCCTTCGGGGCCGCGCAAGCGCGTGTTCAGCGGGATCCAGCCGACGGGGCACGCGCATCTCGGGAACTATCTCGGGGTGTTCCGGCGCTGGGCGGCGATGGTCGACGAATACGAGTGCTACTACTGCATCGTCGACCTGCACGCGATCACGCGCGAGTACGAGCGCGAGGATCTGCTGCGGCGCGTGTTCGATCTCACGGTGTCGCTCGTGGCCTCGGGGATCGACCCGGAACGCTGCACGCTCTTCGCGCAGTCGCACGTCCCCTACCACAGCGAACTCCAGTGGCTGTTCAACACGGTCACCCCGGTGGGCGATCTGGGGCGGATGACGCAGTACAAGGAGAAATCGCAGGGTCGGGAGTCGGTGAACGCGGGTCTCCTCAACTACCCGGTGCTGCAGGCGGCCGACATCCTCCTCTACCGGGCGCACTTCGTGCCGGTGGGAGAAGACCAGCGCCAGCACCTGGAACTGTCGCGGGAGGTGGCGCGGCGCTGGAACGGGCGCTTCGGGGACTTCTTCCCGGAACCGGAGACGCTGGTGGGGACGGGGGCTCGCGTCCGCGGGCTCGACGGCGTGGCGAAGATGTCGAAGTCGAAGGACAACACGGTGCGGATGGTCGCCGAGCCGGACGAACTGTGGGCGCGGCTGCGCACGGCGGTCACGGACCCGGCGCGGGTGCGGAAGGACGATCCCGGCAACCCGCACGTGTGCAACGTCTTCGCCCTGCACGAGTTCTTCACGGATCCGGCGGACCGTGCCGAGATTGAGATCCTCTGCCAGACGGCGGGGATCGGTTGCGTCGCCTGCAAGCGGCAGCTCACGGACAACGTGGCCGAGGAACTCGCGCCGGTGCGCGAACGCGCGGCGGAACTGCGCGCGCACCCGGAGCGGGTGATCGAGATCCTGGCGGCGGGGGCGGAGCGGGCCCGCGCCGAGGCCGCCCGCACGATGGAAGTCGTGCGCGAGCGCATGGGCGTCGGCCCGCGCACGCTGGACGCCGACCTGCCCGGGCTGGCCGCGGCCGCCACCGCGGGGGCCGCCACCGCGGGCGACGGCGGCTGA